The following coding sequences lie in one Myxococcales bacterium genomic window:
- a CDS encoding insulinase family protein, whose translation MTKDTGIKRFVTAGGLVVLLEESHDLPLVNFECVLRTGATLDSVGKVGLARLTAHMVRMGTKQLRYQDVDEAIDRFGAHLSIQVAPSYVTFQGAVVLRNVDALFSLLGHLFTAPAFRVRDLQKLKRETVSEIVDMRDNDRALAFVNFRKSLFGQHPYGRNIMGTRKSVGSISQTDVVRHHRKYYVASNMVLGIAGPLSQGHVESLIYKCFQDLRRGSPPVVRMPEAQAPSGYRLVMVDKPERTQSQIVMGTLGTSFQDADHDALEVANAAFGGTFTARLMREIRSKRGWSYGASSRLGHDRGREAWWMWTFPEVQNTVACIQLKLELYDALMKNGITPKEFAFAKSYLINSYAFECDSPTKRIDQRITEEVMGLPRAYYANYVKRIRAVKREDANAAIRRRLARDRMVVTVLSTASEIDKGLRSLRKWDTIRKVPWDA comes from the coding sequence ATGACTAAAGACACTGGCATAAAGAGATTTGTGACTGCCGGAGGGCTGGTGGTGCTGCTGGAAGAGAGCCATGATCTGCCTTTGGTCAACTTTGAATGCGTGTTGCGGACAGGCGCAACGTTGGATTCGGTAGGCAAAGTCGGCTTGGCGCGGCTTACGGCGCACATGGTTCGCATGGGTACGAAGCAGCTCCGTTACCAGGATGTGGATGAAGCCATAGATCGGTTCGGAGCGCATTTGAGCATCCAAGTGGCTCCCAGTTACGTAACGTTTCAAGGGGCCGTGGTTTTACGCAATGTTGATGCCTTGTTTAGTTTGTTGGGTCATTTGTTCACTGCGCCGGCGTTCCGAGTAAGAGATCTCCAAAAACTAAAGCGAGAAACGGTCTCGGAGATTGTGGACATGCGGGACAATGATCGTGCATTGGCCTTTGTGAACTTTCGTAAGAGCTTGTTTGGCCAGCATCCATATGGCCGCAACATAATGGGCACTCGCAAGAGCGTGGGTTCAATTTCCCAGACCGACGTTGTGCGACACCATCGCAAGTATTATGTGGCATCAAACATGGTTCTTGGCATCGCGGGCCCCCTTTCCCAGGGCCATGTTGAGAGTCTGATTTATAAATGTTTTCAGGATCTTAGACGCGGAAGTCCGCCTGTCGTACGAATGCCAGAAGCTCAGGCACCTTCTGGATATCGCTTGGTGATGGTGGATAAACCTGAACGCACACAAAGCCAAATTGTGATGGGCACGCTGGGCACGAGTTTCCAAGATGCGGACCACGATGCCCTTGAAGTTGCGAACGCGGCATTTGGTGGCACGTTTACCGCGCGGCTTATGCGAGAGATCAGGTCCAAGCGTGGATGGAGTTATGGCGCATCAAGTCGATTGGGACACGACCGCGGACGTGAAGCATGGTGGATGTGGACCTTCCCCGAGGTTCAAAACACTGTGGCGTGCATTCAGTTGAAGTTAGAGCTTTATGATGCGCTCATGAAAAACGGAATTACGCCGAAAGAGTTCGCCTTTGCTAAGAGCTATCTGATCAATAGTTATGCCTTTGAATGCGATTCTCCTACCAAGAGAATCGATCAGCGTATCACAGAGGAGGTCATGGGCCTTCCGCGAGCGTACTACGCTAACTATGTCAAACGGATTCGCGCGGTCAAGCGTGAGGATGCCAATGCCGCAATTAGACGCCGGCTTGCTCGAGATCGCATGGTGGTGACGGTGCTTAGCACCGCGAGTGAGATCGATAAGGGCTTACGGAGCCTAAGGAAGTGGGACACGATTCGAAAAGTGCCGTGGGATGCCTAG
- a CDS encoding outer membrane protein transport protein, with translation MKYLYVILGACLAWPIATTAEANPVDTLGFGDRGAALGGAMDASDDALSAAAYNPASSTFAARITLGLGYTCAIPDIEINHHRSPMEYAHAVSGALVIPWQMHRDWRLALAGMLYVPLDGFAKIRLHPATEPQVVMWDSRNHRIESRAIIGVNYRSTVSFGVGLSVLGDVAGDGLDLSVNTLPGRTEAQANLQIDVPWRIAPIIGILVQPMPGWRLGLRYMGELSLDADIYAKSYVRVPGTSIEGDTIVQARGLNFFSPSSLSLALSMDIKQWTVSAQIAWQQWSKMTQVASDVDLLIRLGLDIDAISFPTMDPGWHDTWVTRIGLEHHIPLSRGRSIGLRWGYAYLPSPVPAQTGLSSFADSNRHLLATGAALVLPAELWRLSIGLSLQAHVFENRLTRKNPDFSVGEDFMLSGAVYVGSLFMRTELP, from the coding sequence ATGAAGTACCTGTATGTCATCTTGGGGGCATGCCTCGCGTGGCCCATCGCTACAACGGCCGAGGCGAACCCCGTCGATACACTGGGGTTTGGCGATCGCGGAGCTGCACTCGGTGGCGCGATGGATGCCAGCGATGATGCGCTTAGCGCTGCGGCATACAACCCGGCTTCGAGTACGTTTGCAGCGCGAATAACTCTTGGCTTGGGGTACACGTGTGCGATTCCGGATATTGAAATCAATCATCATCGATCGCCGATGGAATACGCGCACGCCGTCTCGGGCGCACTAGTCATTCCCTGGCAGATGCACCGCGATTGGCGTCTGGCGCTCGCAGGTATGCTTTACGTACCGCTTGATGGATTTGCGAAAATACGGCTACACCCTGCGACAGAGCCGCAAGTGGTTATGTGGGATAGTCGCAACCATCGCATCGAGTCTCGGGCGATTATCGGTGTAAATTATCGTTCGACAGTTTCATTTGGCGTTGGTTTGTCGGTACTAGGGGATGTGGCAGGAGATGGGCTTGACCTGAGCGTCAACACATTACCAGGTCGGACCGAAGCCCAAGCGAATCTGCAGATCGATGTCCCATGGAGGATAGCGCCCATTATCGGGATACTTGTACAACCGATGCCCGGATGGCGCCTCGGGCTTCGCTACATGGGTGAGCTTTCCTTGGATGCCGATATCTATGCGAAAAGCTATGTGCGCGTGCCAGGCACATCCATCGAAGGGGATACCATCGTGCAGGCAAGGGGTCTGAATTTTTTTAGCCCAAGCTCGCTTAGCCTGGCGCTTAGCATGGATATCAAGCAGTGGACCGTCTCGGCGCAGATCGCCTGGCAGCAATGGTCAAAGATGACGCAGGTAGCCAGTGATGTCGATCTTCTGATTCGCCTGGGCCTCGACATCGATGCGATCAGCTTCCCAACGATGGACCCAGGCTGGCACGATACATGGGTCACGCGGATAGGTCTGGAACATCACATTCCTTTGTCCCGAGGCCGTTCAATAGGATTGCGGTGGGGTTACGCGTACCTGCCAAGCCCAGTACCCGCGCAGACGGGCCTTAGCAGTTTCGCCGATTCCAATCGGCATCTGTTGGCCACCGGGGCGGCGTTGGTTTTGCCAGCCGAGCTATGGCGGCTTAGCATCGGGCTATCTCTTCAGGCCCACGTTTTTGAAAACCGGCTGACGCGTAAAAACCCCGATTTCAGCGTAGGAGAAGACTTTATGCTTTCCGGCGCAGTATATGTGGGCAGTCTGTTTATGCGCACAGAGTTGCCATGA
- a CDS encoding sensor domain-containing diguanylate cyclase, with protein MSDDKLRQFLRRKRRGSGSVELPELGHFLAATLEMATKLIPSHAACLLLDDPELRRKASGSPLIVVSVVGPGTQDIVGLRLSSRKGLEGRVYRKGVTMVRSTKRHEREPRAQVDTLAPFRGHSLIAVPIRLEHAVCGVLLLIERQGQGAFSPRDTQLVELFSGYISRAILNAIDIIKQNELAQYDPLTNIYNVRNLMPLLETEVRRAQSCDDDLAVMFVDLDRLKPVNDRYGHQFGSEAIKRAANALQDTLGSDGTVFRFGGDEFVIVLPCTDVRAATSIAEELLKSIRRQIPGPMPDGGKIPKMTASIGIATMHSSLNPLRSRRSKRLSMASRLLTIADRALYRAKRLGRARLAIGSRRDDK; from the coding sequence ATGTCTGACGACAAGCTGCGTCAGTTTCTGAGGCGCAAGCGGCGGGGGTCCGGATCGGTAGAGCTCCCAGAGCTGGGCCACTTCTTGGCAGCCACCCTGGAGATGGCTACCAAGCTCATCCCTTCGCACGCCGCATGCCTGTTGTTGGATGATCCCGAATTGCGACGCAAAGCTTCGGGTTCCCCCCTGATTGTGGTCTCCGTCGTAGGACCCGGCACGCAGGATATTGTCGGGCTCCGACTCTCCTCCAGGAAAGGCCTCGAAGGACGGGTCTACCGGAAAGGAGTCACCATGGTGCGAAGTACCAAGCGTCACGAGCGAGAACCACGCGCACAGGTAGATACCCTCGCGCCTTTTCGGGGGCATTCCCTAATCGCCGTGCCCATCCGTCTGGAACATGCGGTATGCGGAGTCCTATTACTCATCGAGCGGCAGGGGCAAGGCGCTTTTTCGCCGAGAGACACCCAACTGGTAGAACTTTTCTCCGGATACATCTCCCGAGCCATCCTTAATGCGATCGACATCATCAAGCAAAATGAACTGGCCCAATATGATCCGCTCACCAATATCTATAACGTGCGAAACCTCATGCCCCTTCTTGAAACGGAAGTGCGGCGTGCTCAGTCGTGTGATGATGATCTTGCGGTGATGTTCGTGGATCTGGATCGCCTCAAACCCGTCAATGATCGGTACGGGCATCAGTTTGGAAGCGAAGCGATCAAACGCGCTGCGAACGCTTTACAAGATACCCTTGGCAGCGACGGAACTGTGTTTCGCTTTGGTGGCGACGAGTTTGTCATTGTTCTTCCCTGCACCGACGTACGCGCCGCCACAAGTATTGCCGAGGAGCTCCTTAAGTCCATCCGCAGACAGATTCCTGGACCCATGCCCGATGGTGGCAAAATCCCTAAAATGACTGCATCCATCGGAATCGCTACCATGCACAGCTCCCTAAATCCCCTAAGATCTCGACGCTCAAAGCGTCTCTCGATGGCTTCACGTTTGCTCACTATTGCAGATCGGGCGCTTTACCGTGCCAAGCGGTTGGGCCGCGCACGGCTGGCCATTGGAAGCCGACGCGATGACAAATAA
- the pdhA gene encoding pyruvate dehydrogenase (acetyl-transferring) E1 component subunit alpha, which translates to MLLIRRFEEEAARAYAQGKIGGFLHLYIGQEAIAVGAEAALRRDDYVFQTYRDHGTAIARGMSPKTAMAELFGKDTGCSRGLGGSMHFFDVKNNFWGGYGIVGGHIALAAGAALKVKYRKEDRIVVCYFGEGATNIGGFHEAASLAGLWKLPLLLVCENNNYAMGTPFARTSPVEQITSKAAGYGMHSDRFEGNDVDEVRTRIAASAARAREGGGPTLIEILTYRFRGHSMSDPGKYRTQEELEARKRQDPVLLQREKLLKAGTLESVIATVTKEVEQEIQEAIRFADASEPAKAETMYQSIYAPETP; encoded by the coding sequence ATGCTTCTAATTCGCCGCTTTGAGGAAGAGGCGGCTCGCGCGTACGCGCAAGGCAAGATTGGCGGATTCTTGCATTTGTACATTGGACAGGAGGCCATTGCCGTTGGCGCAGAGGCGGCTTTGAGACGAGATGACTATGTGTTTCAAACCTATCGCGACCACGGCACTGCGATTGCGCGCGGTATGTCACCCAAGACAGCGATGGCAGAGCTTTTCGGTAAGGATACAGGCTGCTCGCGTGGACTGGGTGGTTCCATGCATTTTTTTGATGTCAAAAATAATTTTTGGGGGGGCTATGGCATCGTGGGTGGCCATATCGCTTTGGCAGCGGGTGCGGCACTCAAAGTTAAGTACCGCAAGGAGGACAGGATTGTCGTTTGCTATTTTGGCGAAGGGGCCACCAATATTGGTGGCTTTCATGAGGCCGCAAGCCTGGCCGGTCTTTGGAAACTCCCTCTGCTCTTGGTATGCGAGAACAACAACTATGCAATGGGTACGCCATTCGCACGCACCTCTCCAGTGGAGCAGATCACGTCTAAGGCGGCGGGATATGGCATGCACAGCGACCGTTTCGAGGGCAACGATGTTGACGAAGTGCGCACGCGCATCGCGGCCTCCGCTGCGCGAGCACGAGAGGGTGGCGGCCCCACACTCATCGAGATCCTCACCTATCGATTTCGGGGGCATTCGATGAGTGACCCCGGTAAGTACCGAACACAAGAGGAATTAGAAGCCCGTAAGCGTCAAGATCCTGTGCTGCTTCAGCGCGAAAAGCTACTCAAGGCGGGTACATTAGAGAGCGTCATCGCTACTGTAACGAAAGAAGTCGAACAGGAAATCCAAGAGGCTATTCGATTTGCAGATGCGAGTGAGCCCGCCAAGGCGGAAACCATGTATCAAAGCATCTATGCCCCTGAGACCCCATGA
- a CDS encoding pyruvate dehydrogenase complex E1 component subunit beta, whose amino-acid sequence MKTLRYKDAIREAMIEEMERDDSILLMGEEVGHYQGAYKVTEGMLEMFGETRIMDTPIAEAGFAGMGIGAAMTGLRPIVEFMTWNFAFVAFDQIVQNAAKIYQMSAGAIPVPIVFRGPNGAARQVSSQHSHAVEPFYSGVPGLIVCAPATPRDAKGLLKAAIRDNNPVVFLEGETLYGIKGEVPDHEEIIPLGQANVAREGKDVTIVTWGRPYYEVMQAADKLAQGGIECEVIDPRTLRPLDHEVIVKSVRKTNRCIVVHEHWPYGGPGAEIVDRVQREAFDYLDAPVLRVAALDVPMPYASNLEALVLPTVDRILDAVHKVTYTKA is encoded by the coding sequence ATGAAAACACTCCGTTATAAAGATGCGATTAGGGAGGCCATGATCGAAGAGATGGAGCGAGACGACTCCATCCTACTGATGGGCGAAGAAGTGGGTCACTACCAGGGAGCCTATAAAGTCACCGAGGGTATGCTCGAAATGTTCGGCGAAACTCGCATCATGGATACCCCCATTGCGGAGGCCGGCTTTGCTGGTATGGGCATCGGCGCGGCCATGACGGGCCTACGGCCTATTGTGGAATTCATGACGTGGAACTTTGCATTTGTGGCGTTCGATCAAATTGTTCAGAATGCCGCAAAAATCTATCAGATGAGCGCCGGGGCAATTCCGGTGCCGATCGTGTTTAGAGGTCCCAACGGGGCAGCCAGGCAGGTCTCCTCCCAACACAGCCACGCAGTGGAGCCTTTTTACTCCGGGGTGCCTGGATTGATTGTATGTGCTCCGGCCACGCCAAGAGATGCCAAAGGGCTGCTTAAGGCAGCCATAAGAGACAACAATCCTGTCGTATTTTTGGAAGGTGAGACATTGTACGGGATCAAAGGCGAGGTTCCGGACCACGAGGAGATCATTCCACTAGGCCAGGCCAATGTAGCGCGCGAGGGTAAGGATGTGACAATCGTGACGTGGGGGCGGCCCTATTACGAAGTGATGCAGGCCGCGGACAAGCTAGCCCAAGGGGGAATTGAATGCGAAGTCATCGACCCCCGCACACTGAGGCCCTTAGATCATGAAGTGATTGTAAAAAGTGTCCGAAAGACCAATCGCTGCATAGTTGTACATGAGCATTGGCCATACGGGGGGCCAGGTGCGGAGATCGTTGACCGAGTGCAGCGGGAAGCATTTGATTACTTGGATGCGCCGGTGCTCCGTGTCGCAGCGCTGGACGTGCCGATGCCTTACGCTTCTAATTTGGAGGCGCTTGTGCTGCCAACGGTTGATCGTATTCTCGATGCCGTACACAAAGTCACTTACACGAAGGCATAG
- a CDS encoding 2-oxo acid dehydrogenase subunit E2 produces the protein MAKIIGLPKLSPTMDEGTLVRWVKNEGDAVEIDELLAEVETDKATMEFRSFDRGILLKRLAEEGAVLKPDEPVAIIGEKGDDVKALLATLEPTQDLPLANTSAKESIPSSSGEPRHSHADSAKLQPPTAPAASAQRTGGRVKASPLVRRLATDQGIDLNMVRGSGPNGRIVKRDLSTAASGGGGYQIVSGPARVEPLSSMRKVIARRLTESKREVPHFYLTIDIDAAPMSALRHQLNVALESKGQKLSPNDIVVKAAALALRKVPSANASFMGDSLHFHNRVDISVAVAIADGLVTPVVRSADTKPLLVIAQEIAELAQRAKQKKLQPEEMQNGTFSVSNLGMYGIESFAAVINPPEGAILAVGAIRESVALKDGALVLAQRLRMTLSCDHRVIDGAIGAEYLRALRHYLENPATILL, from the coding sequence ATGGCGAAAATAATCGGTCTTCCAAAACTCTCTCCCACCATGGACGAGGGTACCCTTGTGCGTTGGGTGAAAAACGAGGGAGATGCCGTAGAGATTGACGAACTCTTGGCCGAGGTGGAAACCGACAAAGCCACCATGGAGTTTCGTTCGTTTGATCGCGGCATATTGCTTAAGCGGCTCGCGGAAGAGGGAGCAGTGCTCAAACCCGATGAACCCGTCGCCATTATTGGTGAAAAAGGGGACGACGTGAAAGCATTATTGGCTACCTTGGAGCCTACCCAGGACCTTCCTCTGGCCAACACTTCCGCAAAGGAATCCATCCCCTCGAGTTCGGGTGAGCCGCGCCATTCTCATGCCGACTCGGCGAAACTGCAGCCACCGACTGCCCCGGCAGCGTCCGCCCAAAGAACTGGGGGCAGGGTCAAAGCCTCTCCCTTGGTGAGGCGACTTGCGACCGATCAAGGCATCGATTTGAATATGGTGCGGGGCAGCGGACCCAATGGAAGAATCGTGAAGCGCGATCTCAGCACCGCAGCGAGCGGCGGGGGCGGCTATCAAATTGTATCAGGGCCTGCGCGGGTTGAGCCGCTCTCTTCCATGCGTAAAGTTATCGCGCGCCGGCTGACGGAGTCTAAGCGAGAAGTCCCGCATTTTTACCTCACGATCGATATCGATGCAGCCCCAATGTCTGCTTTAAGGCATCAACTCAATGTGGCGCTCGAATCGAAAGGACAGAAACTGTCTCCCAATGACATTGTGGTGAAAGCAGCCGCCCTCGCCTTGCGTAAGGTCCCTTCCGCCAACGCTTCTTTCATGGGAGATAGTCTTCACTTTCATAACCGTGTGGATATATCGGTGGCCGTCGCCATCGCGGATGGCCTTGTGACACCGGTCGTGCGATCGGCGGATACGAAACCCCTTTTGGTCATCGCGCAGGAGATAGCGGAACTCGCTCAGCGGGCCAAACAGAAAAAACTGCAGCCTGAAGAAATGCAGAATGGCACTTTTTCGGTATCGAATCTCGGCATGTACGGCATAGAAAGCTTTGCTGCGGTCATCAATCCACCGGAAGGGGCAATTTTGGCGGTTGGGGCGATTCGCGAATCAGTGGCGCTTAAAGACGGCGCCCTCGTTTTGGCTCAACGCTTGCGCATGACGCTCTCGTGTGACCACCGGGTGATTGATGGGGCCATAGGCGCCGAATACCTTCGCGCCCTAAGGCACTATCTCGAGAATCCCGCCACGATTCTTCTATAG
- a CDS encoding FAD-binding protein yields the protein MTTMRDKTEQALIELGGCLSDDQILRDPEVLERHSRDESEAEAHLPDAVIRARSTQDIAAVMRSASKYRVPVTPRGAGTGRSGGAIPVSGGIVLCVDCMQEVKDINRADMIAVVDPGVITGTLHRRVEEEGLFYPPDPNSLDSCTLAGNIAENAGGPRAFKYGSTRQYILGLEVVTAEGSILRLGRRTIKGVTGYDLTALIVGSEGTLAVVSEANLRLLPLPEKTYTLAVLFADCTAAVRAVLALPDFGIVPRCMELLDEVTLDLLRPQAGIRVPSAAHAMIIMELDGSELQVERDLETCGNALDAGSALDVLVAKDETERARLWNARREMSYALRRSAQFKLAEDVVVPRSQLTVLLERCRALSAKYDIKMASYGHAADANLHTNFLWEDPKDHEKVHQASRELFEIVVGLKGTLSGEHGIGMTKAPYLGLEQSQEVISLQKRIKETFDPQGILNPGKIFPDEQQRTHKHHGAC from the coding sequence ATGACGACGATGCGTGACAAGACCGAGCAGGCACTGATTGAACTCGGTGGCTGCCTCTCTGACGATCAGATCTTGCGTGATCCAGAAGTGTTGGAGCGCCATTCCAGGGACGAGAGCGAAGCTGAGGCCCATCTACCCGATGCGGTGATCCGCGCCCGATCCACCCAGGACATTGCGGCTGTCATGCGGTCTGCCTCCAAGTATCGAGTGCCGGTGACCCCGCGCGGCGCTGGTACGGGACGCTCAGGCGGCGCGATTCCTGTTTCTGGAGGAATCGTGCTTTGTGTCGATTGCATGCAGGAGGTCAAGGATATCAATCGTGCCGACATGATCGCCGTAGTCGATCCCGGTGTAATCACCGGAACGTTACATCGCCGCGTCGAGGAAGAAGGTCTCTTTTATCCGCCAGATCCCAACTCCTTGGATAGCTGCACGCTGGCGGGGAATATTGCTGAAAATGCCGGCGGACCGCGCGCGTTTAAGTACGGCTCCACCCGTCAGTACATTTTGGGGTTAGAAGTGGTCACGGCAGAGGGATCAATTCTCCGCCTCGGCAGGCGCACCATAAAAGGCGTAACGGGGTACGATTTGACTGCGCTGATTGTGGGCAGCGAGGGGACGTTGGCAGTAGTGTCCGAAGCCAATCTACGGCTTCTGCCTCTTCCCGAGAAAACTTACACCTTGGCGGTGCTCTTTGCGGATTGCACAGCTGCGGTACGCGCCGTGCTAGCGCTCCCGGATTTCGGAATTGTGCCACGCTGTATGGAGCTGCTTGACGAGGTCACGCTCGATCTTCTGAGACCGCAAGCTGGCATACGCGTGCCCAGCGCCGCGCATGCCATGATTATTATGGAGCTCGACGGCAGCGAGCTTCAAGTTGAGCGGGATCTGGAGACATGTGGCAACGCACTTGATGCAGGTTCGGCTCTGGATGTCTTAGTAGCCAAGGATGAGACTGAACGCGCTAGGCTTTGGAATGCGCGTCGCGAGATGTCTTATGCACTGAGGCGCAGTGCTCAATTTAAGTTGGCAGAAGATGTGGTGGTTCCGCGCTCTCAGTTGACCGTGTTGTTAGAGCGCTGCCGCGCATTGTCGGCGAAATATGACATCAAGATGGCGTCTTATGGTCACGCAGCAGACGCCAATTTGCACACCAACTTTCTGTGGGAGGATCCGAAGGATCATGAGAAAGTTCACCAGGCTTCCCGGGAACTTTTCGAGATTGTGGTGGGCCTCAAAGGAACTTTGTCCGGTGAGCATGGGATAGGTATGACAAAAGCCCCCTATTTAGGTTTGGAGCAAAGCCAGGAAGTGATCTCGTTACAGAAACGAATCAAGGAAACGTTCGATCCCCAAGGAATTCTAAACCCGGGCAAAATTTTTCCGGACGAGCAGCAACGGACCCACAAGCATCATGGCGCATGTTGA
- the pssA gene encoding CDP-diacylglycerol--serine O-phosphatidyltransferase — protein sequence MLTLSSVFCGFYATVLAANAEQTDSLYRASVFIVLAMLLDTIDGRVARLTRTQSALGVQLDSLADVISFGVAPAFLVYRWSLEDLGSVGLIAVFSFVAAGVVRLARFNVLAMTPSGAVGRPSKYTVGLPIPAAAGILVSLVAASHAANIWLPSSPVFVLVLVVSLALFMVSTIRFRSFKDLKLSWQTALLLTLAVAPGIALGVYFHISVTLIWLLSAHIIIGLGESVLRISRRTWASSTSSRRQRQEPLQ from the coding sequence ATGTTGACGCTTTCTAGTGTGTTTTGCGGCTTTTACGCCACTGTGCTGGCAGCCAATGCTGAACAGACGGACAGTTTATATCGTGCTTCGGTATTTATTGTGCTGGCGATGCTCCTAGATACAATCGATGGGCGCGTCGCGCGCCTGACTCGCACCCAAAGCGCACTCGGCGTTCAACTCGACTCCTTGGCGGATGTGATTTCGTTCGGTGTAGCGCCGGCCTTTTTGGTCTACCGCTGGAGCCTCGAAGATTTGGGAAGCGTGGGTCTGATTGCCGTATTTTCTTTTGTCGCAGCCGGTGTCGTGCGACTTGCTCGGTTTAATGTGCTTGCGATGACCCCTTCGGGAGCCGTGGGGCGGCCTTCAAAATATACGGTGGGTCTGCCCATTCCTGCTGCTGCGGGCATCTTGGTCTCATTGGTGGCGGCAAGTCATGCGGCCAACATCTGGCTTCCAAGCTCCCCCGTGTTCGTATTGGTACTTGTAGTCTCGTTAGCGTTGTTTATGGTGAGCACTATTCGATTCCGCTCCTTTAAAGATCTAAAGCTTTCCTGGCAGACGGCCCTCTTACTGACGCTTGCTGTCGCTCCGGGCATTGCCTTGGGCGTCTACTTCCATATCAGCGTCACACTTATCTGGCTCCTGTCGGCACACATCATCATCGGATTGGGAGAGTCCGTATTGCGCATCTCAAGGCGCACCTGGGCGTCTTCGACTTCTTCACGTCGCCAACGTCAGGAACCATTGCAATGA
- a CDS encoding DUF4340 domain-containing protein — MKNVIVHALLAIVGLSWAYRVWTSEQETERPSAEVEVIPCADRDFQRVELRTPHKKVILQRRHSDGEQVSWLQSIVLQKGKATTRKEFAGNKDADEYINEITPLRALRSLGKVDPKALDELGLKKPDIQLTLKCNNRTHTLSVGGSTFGSADRYAQVGKNGVAVLLKSDLIQTLESADTRLMQRKMQRFELNDIDEIRVIVGKKSRTLWQRDRRDAQRAQWVDKSKPDQRNELYGNWLRAVDALQVSDYLPPKVEPGQEGKGIAKTKARVLELVYTKEGAIKGTLRIDRVDGPTPEYFAQSGATHSWVRLVASSAKRVVEDAAVVVNGQSAPARNQPPQHQPPLQSLPHSPSAPPPAHP, encoded by the coding sequence ATGAAAAACGTCATTGTGCATGCGCTGCTCGCCATTGTGGGCCTCAGTTGGGCCTATCGTGTCTGGACTTCCGAGCAAGAAACAGAACGGCCCTCCGCCGAGGTCGAAGTTATACCTTGCGCGGACCGAGATTTTCAACGCGTGGAACTGCGTACACCCCATAAGAAGGTGATCCTCCAGCGGCGCCACTCCGATGGGGAACAGGTGAGTTGGCTACAAAGCATCGTGTTGCAAAAGGGGAAAGCTACTACGCGAAAGGAGTTCGCAGGCAATAAGGATGCGGATGAATATATCAATGAGATCACGCCGCTTCGTGCGCTTCGTTCACTCGGAAAAGTCGACCCCAAAGCACTCGATGAGCTTGGGCTTAAGAAGCCAGACATCCAGCTCACTCTGAAGTGCAATAATAGGACCCACACCTTAAGTGTTGGCGGTAGCACCTTTGGATCTGCGGATCGCTATGCTCAGGTGGGCAAAAATGGCGTGGCAGTGTTGCTTAAGTCAGATCTGATTCAAACCCTGGAATCCGCTGATACACGCTTGATGCAGCGAAAGATGCAACGCTTCGAGCTCAACGACATCGACGAGATAAGGGTCATTGTAGGGAAAAAGTCACGAACCCTCTGGCAACGCGATAGGCGAGATGCTCAGCGAGCTCAATGGGTGGACAAGTCCAAACCCGATCAACGCAACGAACTCTATGGCAACTGGTTACGCGCGGTAGATGCCCTTCAAGTGAGTGATTACTTGCCACCAAAGGTCGAACCAGGCCAAGAGGGTAAGGGGATTGCCAAAACCAAGGCCCGTGTGTTGGAACTGGTGTATACAAAAGAAGGTGCCATCAAGGGCACTCTTCGTATCGACCGTGTAGACGGGCCCACCCCGGAGTACTTTGCCCAAAGCGGCGCAACCCATTCATGGGTACGTTTGGTTGCCTCGTCCGCAAAGCGAGTGGTCGAGGATGCAGCAGTGGTCGTCAATGGGCAATCCGCTCCAGCTCGCAATCAACCGCCTCAGCATCAGCCGCCGCTTCAGTCTCTGCCGCACTCACCATCGGCGCCGCCGCCAGCCCATCCTTAG